From the Musa acuminata AAA Group cultivar baxijiao chromosome BXJ3-7, Cavendish_Baxijiao_AAA, whole genome shotgun sequence genome, one window contains:
- the LOC135643553 gene encoding homeobox-leucine zipper protein HOX4-like isoform X2, producing MKRSLGYSDHPSMPAERGMFQSFMDGLEDDDGVEQEEMCNGGARGAKKRRLSVEQVRALEKNFEVDNKLEPERKVRLAQELVLQPRQVAVWFQNRRARWKTKQLEHDYAALKASYDALRLDYDALRRDNESLIAEIKELKTKLTASDKEEAMTSKAEEKAAAPEEPLAKDGSSDSDSSAVLLNDQDSPRGRSSSASVSNILPAAGIGHGSSSSFPDSPPPLLNLDSRTMKTVGGLNHQNHVMKTEELLGGDEPCSSSFFSYDQTPFPNWYYWT from the exons ATGAAGAGGTCGCTCGGTTACTCGGATCATCCGTCGATGCCCGCTG AGCGGGGCATGTTCCAGTCGTTCATGGACGGGCTGGAGGACGACGACGGCGTGGAGCAGGAGGAGATGTGCAACGGCGGGGCGCGGGGGGCAAAGAAGCGCCGGCTGAGCGTCGAGCAGGTGAGAGCGCTGGAGAAGAACTTTGAGGTGGACAACAAATTGGAGCCGGAGCGGAAGGTGAGGCTGGCGCAGGAGCTCGTGCTCCAGCCCCGGCAGGTCGCCGTCTGGTTCCAGAACCGCCGCGCCCGGTGGAAAACCAAGCAGCTGGAGCACGACTACGCCGCCCTCAAGGCCAGCTACGACGCGCTCCGCCTCGACTACGACGCCCTCCGCCGTGACAACGAGTCCTTGATTGCAGAG ATCAAGGAGCTGAAGACCAAGTTGACCGCTTCCGACAAGGAGGAAGCGATGACCTCCAAGGCCGAGGAAAAGGCCGCGGCCCCGGAGGAGCCGCTGGCCAAGGACGGGTCTTCGGACAGCGACTCGAGCGCCGTCCTGCTGAACGACCAGGACAGCCCCCGAGGGCGGTCGTCGTCGGCGTCGGTCTCCAACATCCTGCCAGCTGCAGGCATCGGACATGGAAGCTCCTCGTCCTTCCCGGATTCTCCGCCACCTCTGCTGAACCTGGACTCGAGGACGATGAAAACAGTTGGAGGACTTAATCATCAGAACCATGTCATGAAGACGGAAGAGCTTCTTGGCGGGGACGAGCCATGCAGTAGTAGCTTCTTCTCTTACGACCAAACTCCATTCCCCAATTGGTACTACTGGACCTGA
- the LOC135643553 gene encoding homeobox-leucine zipper protein HOX4-like isoform X1, which translates to MKRSLGYSDHPSMPAGEERGMFQSFMDGLEDDDGVEQEEMCNGGARGAKKRRLSVEQVRALEKNFEVDNKLEPERKVRLAQELVLQPRQVAVWFQNRRARWKTKQLEHDYAALKASYDALRLDYDALRRDNESLIAEIKELKTKLTASDKEEAMTSKAEEKAAAPEEPLAKDGSSDSDSSAVLLNDQDSPRGRSSSASVSNILPAAGIGHGSSSSFPDSPPPLLNLDSRTMKTVGGLNHQNHVMKTEELLGGDEPCSSSFFSYDQTPFPNWYYWT; encoded by the exons ATGAAGAGGTCGCTCGGTTACTCGGATCATCCGTCGATGCCCGCTG GAGAAGAGCGGGGCATGTTCCAGTCGTTCATGGACGGGCTGGAGGACGACGACGGCGTGGAGCAGGAGGAGATGTGCAACGGCGGGGCGCGGGGGGCAAAGAAGCGCCGGCTGAGCGTCGAGCAGGTGAGAGCGCTGGAGAAGAACTTTGAGGTGGACAACAAATTGGAGCCGGAGCGGAAGGTGAGGCTGGCGCAGGAGCTCGTGCTCCAGCCCCGGCAGGTCGCCGTCTGGTTCCAGAACCGCCGCGCCCGGTGGAAAACCAAGCAGCTGGAGCACGACTACGCCGCCCTCAAGGCCAGCTACGACGCGCTCCGCCTCGACTACGACGCCCTCCGCCGTGACAACGAGTCCTTGATTGCAGAG ATCAAGGAGCTGAAGACCAAGTTGACCGCTTCCGACAAGGAGGAAGCGATGACCTCCAAGGCCGAGGAAAAGGCCGCGGCCCCGGAGGAGCCGCTGGCCAAGGACGGGTCTTCGGACAGCGACTCGAGCGCCGTCCTGCTGAACGACCAGGACAGCCCCCGAGGGCGGTCGTCGTCGGCGTCGGTCTCCAACATCCTGCCAGCTGCAGGCATCGGACATGGAAGCTCCTCGTCCTTCCCGGATTCTCCGCCACCTCTGCTGAACCTGGACTCGAGGACGATGAAAACAGTTGGAGGACTTAATCATCAGAACCATGTCATGAAGACGGAAGAGCTTCTTGGCGGGGACGAGCCATGCAGTAGTAGCTTCTTCTCTTACGACCAAACTCCATTCCCCAATTGGTACTACTGGACCTGA